CATGGGTCTTGGTGAAAAAATTCAGGTgcatttaggtggctggtatcatTATATGGGCACAattcaatgataaaaaaaaatccagatctatGTTTCATATTATTAAAGGGGTGAATGtgtgcgctctactgagtgtcatctagttgtgaaaaaaaaaacaacgcaATAGAAAGACAAAAGAGGCAAAAATATCTAGCATGAATGAATATCCAACTTTCTCTAGAGCAATCActttcttgtaaaaaaaaaaaagttatctgtatattaatattatatatacataaaatatattcattatatatatgtatatacatatatatatgtatatatatttattattgtaaatgtttatttatcacAGCTAATATAATACATTAATTTCCCATTGTTCTGGCCTGTTGTGATCCTACTATGTGACTTTGACTGCCAATAGATCTTATtaacatggcggccattttcctccaacGTCATGCTCAGGATGGGAAACTTAATTCATGTGATAAtattatgctgctgtgttccaggttgcaagttgTATAAACGTAGGTAATCTGGCAAATTGTCATCATTAGACAGCTTCCCAATTGATCAGCGACTGATaggatgatggatagtgaacaTCTGGAGGCACATTCAGCCATATTTTaggataaaacaacatatttgataacctgtTAGCTGgcgttagcattcaacaactgCCTAGCTTACATTACCGTTTGATTACAtgctgtgtgtttcacttcctggtttagacaaatgtctccaggatgtgtgttgatatttctgaGTTAATTTACGCCTTTCCTAATCATATCGCATCAAAACAGTATCAAAAAGTAGTCTAAAGGAAGCTAATTGGTTATCAAAcctgttgttttaccttgaaatatggtccGGTGTCCCTCTAGCTTAAACTATGCATTGTCTTTACAGTTACTGATCAATCAGGAGGCCGTGAAATGACAACCATGTGTCAGATTGCCTACATTTACACGACTTGCACCCTTGAACACAGCAatacaacatttgagcttcccaacCTGAGTTTGATGTCAGAGgagtgtgaatatggtctatgcaGTGGTATTTTGATATGAAATTTCAGGTCATAATCAACCATATTGTAGCTTATTCTGAGTCatcatgatatttaaaaatctgGATTTGAAGCCAAGTAGAGGCCCCAAAGCGTTTTCTCACTATTAGTGATacataaaacagcaaatccaGCTGCCATAAACACACGCAGGACGTCCAGATGGCAGGTCACTTGTGCTGATGAGCAGTGTCGTACCTTGCGAGGCTTGAGAATGGCTCTGGGTTTGCTGTTCTCCCTGGACGCTTCCAGTGTGACGTCACGTTTAGTGTTCCGGTCAAACATTCGGAAGAAGTTGTTATAGGAGCCGGTCATTATGACGCTGAGggggagcagagcagagcgaAGGGTTATTGAGACAACATGGATAGATGCATGGATGGGTGCATGGATGAATAAGAAACAAATCTTTACCTGTCCGATCCATTCCAGACACACTCAAACTTGTCAAAGATGCAGTCATTCTCATACAGAGAACAAAGTTTGCCTCGTAAATAGTCGTgaacctgaaaaataaataaaacatgaaagtgTGAACCAGCTGGTGGATTATTGTCACACTTTCTAAGCATCTAAAGTTCGTCATACAACCATAAGCTGCGCTGCCATATGCTCTACTTTCAGTAATCCCTCCAGACCTCGTGACCTAAGCTAAGATGCTAAGGTAGCAGGTGGAGGCGGAGGCGGAGCTGGAATTGGATGAAGAATCCCTTGAGCCCAGCTGATGGCCTTATCAATCATGACCTGCCCTAAGATGGCTTCCCCTGATCAAGACAGTGTGGATCTGACCCCAGTGACCACACGGTGGGAGGTTTTGCCCTTCAGGTTGCATCAGCAGCGCTGCTATCTGTCTTTTTACGGACAGTCGGCTCAATAAGCCCTCCTGGGGTCATCGCTGGAGATGACACAGTTACAGATGGGCAGGGTGACGGTGAAACAGGATTATGTTGAGTGATTAGTCTGAAATCAATAAGTTTTGATTTGATCCACCAGCTGAGAATTATCTTTGGAGCCTTCAAGCTTTCCAACAGGCACATAAAAGCATGACGGAAGAAAGCTCACCTGGTACGTCTCTAGTGGTTTGTTCTCCATTTGAAGATCCCACACCTTGACAGTGAGGTAGTCCCTTGTCATCAGGTAGCGCCCGTTGTGGCTGAACTTCACGTCAGAGATGGATGAGATGATTTCAGAGAAGAAGGAGCGAGTGGACGGATCCTCTGGCTCCTCGAAGTctacaacagcaaaaaaaaacaaaaagcggTTATCTTCTGACACAGCGAACACATTTTACACTGTAGGAGGTCGCCGCTTCAAAGAGATGTTTTCCGCCTCCAAGTCTTTTAATCATTCACGgtgtgaaataacaaaacaGATTTTGTTTAGGCTGGTGGGGGCCGTCATTAGTGAACGGTAAGAGCCACAACAATGCCTAGATGTGGGgttttcctgcagcagctgcatcTCCTCACAGtgttatttctctgtgtgtttaggGAGGCAGTCATGGGTCAGCATGCTGGGTAAATATTGGTTATGATTCATATTGATTCTGGCAGCTGCTGATCTGTGTGCAGGCCAGCACGCTGGGGATAAGAGCCAGGCATTCCATCGTTAGCTGTCAAGTTattgttcctcctcctcctttcctcccacccttcctcccctctctctcctctccatctttccaAATATGCCCCCTCCCCtaccctcccctcctcttcctcctcctcagctgaggcTCTGTGATGTGCCGATGGGGAGTCTAACAAGGGATGCGGCGTGAGAGATGAAAAAATGGGGGGATGAGGGAGggataagaaaaacaaatcaatgtcAAAGTGTTGGGCCCATTTGAGCCCTgctggatttgtgtgtgtgtcggtgaatgagtgtttgtgtacgagtgtgtgtgcatgtttatatgcatgtgtgtgtgtccctgccCTCCCTCGCGTTGTATAATAGGGTCCCTGGGGAGTCAGCATGAGGGCTGTTTggtccccctctctctctgtcctgggGCTCAACGCTTTGGCAATCCTCCCctaaccatccatccatccatccatcctcccaGATTTGCAGgtagaatgtgtgtgtttgtgttgttaagGTAGAGGCTTCacaaagttgtgtgtgtgtgtgtgtggatgtcaaGAGAAGgaggggctgtgtgtgtgtgtgtatgtgtgtgggagggagggCATTATGCATCGCTCTGAGCCATCCGCGTTCATGCAGTGAGACAGTAGGTCGGTATCAACAGACCTGTCCTGAGGCTAACGAGAGCACCTGCCTGCTctgcaagagtgtgtgtgtgcctacgtgtgtgtgtgcgtactgCAAGCAGCTGTCAAGTAAAGGCACGCACATGTCAATATCAAACAATCAGAGCATGGTTGTGAACGCTACAACTTAAATTTTACTCCAAAACCCAAACGTTTCTCCTTTTTCAGCCCctcaaataaatgtgaaactCAACAGGCCCGTGTTAGCGGTCCAGTGAACCCATCAATATGTCTGAGGAAATGAGCGACATTATTGAACAACAAGGTGTGTCCATGAGGGACTAATGCGATTGCTCTTAAGCCATTGATTTCCCAGCGAAAATGTCAAtgtattcattattcattcatccAAAGTGTATGTGTGCCGTGTTAAGCTTCAGGAAAGGCCATTCATTGTTTGAGACACACAGGGAGAATTATTGATGGGTTATCAATCCTGGCATATtgagcgggggggggggggggggggggggggggcacaaagaaacacaaaggtggagctgaagcagaaacactgagtGTTGATTTGCTTCCTtgttgtgtgtatatttgtttttgctttccCCGTTCTGAGTCCACAAAGTCAAACCTACAGGACTCTTTCCTTGTTTAAAGCTAATCAAACTTAAAATACTACAACTACTCAACTCAATGTGGAGGTTCTGATGGCTACACAAGCGTCCTTTGTTTAAATACGTGGCTAAATCTGTTAgtactttcttgttctttcacaACAGCACTTTTAATAATTAGATgctaaaatatttacaatatcacaTTCATTTCTGCaagagaagattaaaaaaaatattttggaaaAATCAGAGCAAATTGTAATCAGCAACCGCAACCATATTTCATGTCTATCTCTGatcattttcaagttttttttattgcagcatttattaataattattaagaGAGAGTAAATTCCTTTTTGTTATCACCAATTGTTGCGGACCCTGCACTTAAAATGAAAACCAGATGATAaccagaaaaaatgaaaataaaataatacaaattatatTTCAATTAACTATTTATCACAACGAGGCTAATTTTATGCAGAAGCTTGCTAGAGAGAAGGCTTTGAAGCAACATTTAGATGACAGATGGAGAATAAATTGTGGAAAAAATTCTAATAATCATGCTAACTCTTGAGTTTATAGCACTTTTTGATGTCTGGTCAAAAAGAGTGATAATATTTTGCTGGAGGAATGAAGTCCCatagaaagaagaagaagaaaaaaagacgaCGAAGAAGAAATCTATAAAGATAAGTATTGGcttctttctttgtcatttttcccatgatgcactcTGCTGGTACTCACATTTGCAGTGTTTGTCGCAGAGCGCAGCCTGTCTCATGTCACACAGGCGTATTGAGcccttgctgctgctgtaggCGAAGGTTTGACAGTGCTGAGGATGAAACTCTGCTGAGGTGATCACCTCCGTCAGCTCCTCCATGTTGGCTGGCTTGATGTCCACAATGTCTGAGGGACGGGCGCTAAGGATCAACTTTCAGACAGCTACCCTGGATATTTAGCAGACAGCTTCACACGGTGAAGACCAAATCACTGACAAATCACTACTGTTGACTTTAGCTGATATAGATAATAACAGGACCCGAGTTAGAGGATACTGAAGCTGCGGTCGGTGATCTCCAGGTTCCACAGGTTCACCCTGAGGTCGTCTGTGGAGATGAACGTCTGCAGGTCGGAGTTGACAGAGATGGAGTTGATGTGGTAGGTGTGGGCGTTGCTGAACACACGCCTGGCCGTAGCCTCGACCATCAAGTCCATCGGCTGCAGCACCGGCACCTATTGGTGAAAGACAGGTCAGTtagggagaggaagaggaaaaaccAGAAGGGTTCATCTCGAAGGCTTTGACGTGTTGCGTAACACGATATTTTGTGCACTTTGATGCTGCTCTCCTAGAGGCCTTCTCAGATatttgttgtgtatgtgtgaatgtgcatacacgtttgtgtgtgtttgtgtgtgtgtgtgtgtgtgtgtgtgtgtgtgtgagggagtcACAACTAGATGACTCCAGGGATTCATCTGACATTTACTCCACAAATCTTAATGAAACAGAGACAGCGACTGAGGGGCTCCGGGGCCGTTTGATGAGCCGGTTCAATCAGAATGTGAATATCGTTGGCTACACGGCTACTCAGTGATCAcgcctcccttcctccctccctccctccctctctctccctccctctctttctcttgccctctctctccatcagtgTCGAAGAAGTTCCCCCATTCTcttgtttgtgtgagagaaagagagatggccCGAGGGCATCGCTAGGCCCTGCTGAGGAATGATAACTGAACTCTGCAGAATTAAGaccagctcacacacacacacacacacacgcacacacactcacacacacacacaagcacagtaCTGCTCGGGCTTCAAAGACACCCAGCACCAGTCTGCAAGCAGCCCCCCGTTGGCCAGATAAAACccagacaaagagagaagggaggggagggagagaggagaacaaATCGACTGCTTCTTCCCTTTTTCTATCGTCCGTTGCTGGCACTGACAGAGAGACATGGCAGCCCAGCAGGCTGCTGTATCTCCATGGGTGTCACTTCATTTCCATGTCTTTCACTAGCTGTCCAGAGAGACACAGACCGTATTAACCCATAACCCCCAACACTGACAGTTACACTGTTCAGCATGCTCGAAATGACCCCATAGACTCTCCTCCTTACAGTAAGTAAAAcagtttactttaaattaaGATATATTTGcttaaaaagtcataaatacTCTTAGAAATATGTTCAGAACACAGAATGTTTAAGCTGTTTCCTCTTTTAAAGCAGCACAGGCGGGAcatactttgtgtttgaaggacAAACTGAATGAAAGACTTAACATAACACAATAAGGAGCAttattgtgtgatttttttgaCTACATTTTGGACTGATTTTTCTAAgctcttcctttcctcctctgctttcgCCCCCCTGCGCAGATTTCACAGCCTCTAAACAGGATTGCCACAGTCCCGGCCTGTCCTCCAGGTTGCTATGATCCCCTGGCCAGCCAGACAAAGAGGGACAGACACGCTGAACACAGCATTAATCTACTAtggcagacacacacgcacacacacacacacacacacacactgtcctacGTGCCTGCCTGCTTTGTGTGAAAATTAAAGAGGTAGTGGGGTGATAAGAATGAGAGAGGGTAGGGGGGCGGAGAGGATGATCCCTTCATGCTCTTCACCTCAGTGCACATATCGATCACTCATCCTCACTTTCTTCTACCAGTGTAAGTTCAAATTTGCCCAatgattgtgtgtttgctggTGTTGTTCATCAGCTAAAAGTGAGCTGAAAGtgagcatatatatatatattaatgtgtGTATCAGTGTCGGTGTGTGTTTCTAAGAAGTTTAGGGAGGATTAAAGGCTATCATGGTATAATGGCTGAATGCTATATTTTGCTTTAATCAGCTTAACTGAGCTGCACTTATTCAGCCTTCAGACTACTCACAGTGCAAACCTGAAGGTAGAccttaaaacattttgacatgtcacagtaagaaaagcacaggtgttaattataaaatgaatgatggctgaattccatttagcgGCATTAGTTTCAGTTTTCTGGTATTGTTCATGCTGGTTCACTGCCACATTGTCATGACTTACAGGGACGCTGGAATAGAAAAAGGCCACCAGTTATGCTGTTAGTAACACTTGTGCTTTTGCGACGAGTCAAAATGCTGTGAAAAAGTCAGCATGCCGTTCTTGGAAGACAGGTACATTCAAAGCTTTGGCACCTTTAGCcttcaaattcaaataattttctcttctctgtcatTGTTCTGAGCTGTTGTACCTTTGAAGGAGGGTTTGAGATTTTGGGAAATATGGTtattttcttgccaagagttagatgacaAGATTGATGCCACTCTTATATCTGCCATTATAACAGTTGGTTAgcttaaagactgaaaacaaagagaaatagTTAGCGTAGCTCTCTCTAAAGGTAAAAATATTCACCTACCAGCTTCTACAGCTCACTAGTCAACACACTGTATCTAGTTTGTTTAAACTGgaccaaataaaaaaagtttcattttttctatgttcattttttatttgttatttttatttgttggGCGGATTTGTTTCCTCGTTTTCAGTCAtcatgctaagctatgctaaccaGCCATTCGCTCTAGCTTCATATCTATTAAAGCTAGCACCAGCAGTTGATAAGCTTAGCTTAccttggctctctctctctctcatgagGTAACACAATTCACCAACCAGCTTTACTATTTAGCACACAGCTACATCTAGTTTGTTTAGCCgcaccaaaaaaacacattttcaaaatcacaagtttaatttaaatgcaTGCTGGTGGGTGGATTTTGTTACATGTGGTGGGGCAAAGCTGGAGGATTGTTTTCTACAGTATGTGGTGAACATGCAATATTGAAAACCACTGAAGCGCTTAAATATGCATCAGCATTGGAACCGTGATGACTTTGACAGCACTGTAGTTCATAGTGCACTGTGGGGATTTGAAATCATCCactttgattaaatatttatgtacGTTGTTGCTGTAAGttttcatatttcacatttatatCAAATTAACATCTTATGTGCTTCCATTTTCTACCTCTAGAAGAGGCCCGAGGCTGCagttagaaatgttttgtttttgtttctgctccGATCATGACCTGCTGTTTGACTCAGAGCCAAACAGTAAAATTTTCATACACCAGCACGACAGGACATAGAGCCGCTACCTGACTCCATGTGACATTTTGGGTGGTGTTAGACCTGTTGGTGTTGTGTGACCTCTTACCCGTAGCGATGTGATGGTCGACGGGTTTCTGATCCGTCCGTCCTCATCCTTCAGGTTGTAGCCCTCCGGGCGCTTGTCTCTCTCACTGATTTTCCACAGCTTCACTGTCTTGTCTGGGATGGATACATcagacaaacatacacacacacacacacacacaaacagacacacaacatacaGTTAGATCACGGCTCACTACAGTGTATCTCACATACAAGATGGATGCGGGGGGTTGGGCGGCCAATCTGGCATGTAGCTGGGCAGGAGCCAGCGAGAATGATGAATGGCGGCTCCTGTGAACATTCTGATGTCACTGATATCAATCTACAACTTGACTACATTTCCCTGCTGCAGTGTACGCTCCCCCTGACAAAGCCATCTGGGCGCTTTTTCAATTCTgcttcacacaaacaccagtTACATCTCATCTTGTCGGTCTAGTGAAGGGGGATGGCGGCAGCAGtcgggttgttttttttttttcttttaatttccgCTGTGAATATTGGTGTCAGAGCAGCGAGGCCATCTCCACAGGACCCTCCGCCATCTGCTCCAGCCACCGCTAGCACTTCTGTAGCAGCCATGCATGAAGTCCACAATCTGTAAGACGTCTctctgctgatgtgtgtgtgtgtgtctgtctgagtgtgtggTGGCACATGCTTtgatatatatgtgtgtgtgtgtgtgtgtgtgtgttcctgctgtGGCAGCCATGCATGAACTTCTCAATCTGAGACGCTTCTGCTGGTGGCACTTGCTCAGCCAAGCATAACACCAATACGTTCACACCAATAgtcaaaaagacattttcatgtgGTATTAATAACATCTCCTGTTACATCAGCTGTATATCTGTCCATTCTGCAAAGTGAGCAATAAATCATGCCTTTAGCTGACACCGTTAGTCACTAACAACAACACGGAGCCCATTTTTAAACGCACTCTCTTGAcagatgtatgttttttttgACCGTTTTGCCCCGTTTGTTGCTTCTACATTAGTAAGGtaagctaacttagctaacagACTGACCGTTGGTGGATAGCAGGAAGTAGGCGGCATTCTGCTGAGGAAGCCATTTGATCTTGTTGATCTTCTCCTCAATCTCCAAACTCTTCAGGTAGTCAAACTCCGGCTCGTGGCTCTGGAATGTGCTGTAAACATTGTACTCCCCTCGACGCTGGGGCTGGCTCTTACTCtgcaagagacagagagcacGAGAGACATAGTGAGACTAGAAGGTTAAATATTGGTTCACACCACTTTGTTATAATCAGTTAAAATACTGAACATAATGTTCAACATTTGAGCAAAAATCATTCTGGTGCAAATGTACATCTCCCCTTAAATGTCTAGATACtgtacctgcaaaactaatgacatccCCATCAGCCTTAGTTTcactttgtgtaaaagcatcTTTATTTATCTGCATCTCCACAGCGCAAAAGGTCTGACTGCACCCATTATCATTCCCATataaggataaaaaaaaatgctctacCTTGTTTGGATTTATTTTGAAGCAACTGCAATCATCTTAGGAGCCACTAAGCCCAGAATGAAGCGGCagtgcccctgcaaaatagtCCTGGCATTTAATGGCTAAAACCCCACAAAAGAAAAGTTAGGAACAGCTAGCTTGTTTACGTGCCTA
This window of the Pagrus major chromosome 18, Pma_NU_1.0 genome carries:
- the ppp2r2ba gene encoding serine/threonine-protein phosphatase 2A 55 kDa regulatory subunit B beta isoform isoform X2; translated protein: MEEESDTRKINNSFLRDHNYATEADIISTVEFNSSGELLATGDKGGRVVVFQREQESKSQPQRRGEYNVYSTFQSHEPEFDYLKSLEIEEKINKIKWLPQQNAAYFLLSTNDKTVKLWKISERDKRPEGYNLKDEDGRIRNPSTITSLRVPVLQPMDLMVEATARRVFSNAHTYHINSISVNSDLQTFISTDDLRVNLWNLEITDRSFNIVDIKPANMEELTEVITSAEFHPQHCQTFAYSSSKGSIRLCDMRQAALCDKHCKYFEEPEDPSTRSFFSEIISSISDVKFSHNGRYLMTRDYLTVKVWDLQMENKPLETYQVHDYLRGKLCSLYENDCIFDKFECVWNGSDSVIMTGSYNNFFRMFDRNTKRDVTLEASRENSKPRAILKPRKVCVGGKRRKDEISVDSLDFSKKILHTTWHPHENIIAVAATNNLYIFQDKVN
- the ppp2r2ba gene encoding serine/threonine-protein phosphatase 2A 55 kDa regulatory subunit B beta isoform isoform X1 — protein: MKCFSRYLPYLFRPPSTILSSTCHTEADIISTVEFNSSGELLATGDKGGRVVVFQREQESKSQPQRRGEYNVYSTFQSHEPEFDYLKSLEIEEKINKIKWLPQQNAAYFLLSTNDKTVKLWKISERDKRPEGYNLKDEDGRIRNPSTITSLRVPVLQPMDLMVEATARRVFSNAHTYHINSISVNSDLQTFISTDDLRVNLWNLEITDRSFNIVDIKPANMEELTEVITSAEFHPQHCQTFAYSSSKGSIRLCDMRQAALCDKHCKYFEEPEDPSTRSFFSEIISSISDVKFSHNGRYLMTRDYLTVKVWDLQMENKPLETYQVHDYLRGKLCSLYENDCIFDKFECVWNGSDSVIMTGSYNNFFRMFDRNTKRDVTLEASRENSKPRAILKPRKVCVGGKRRKDEISVDSLDFSKKILHTTWHPHENIIAVAATNNLYIFQDKVN
- the ppp2r2ba gene encoding serine/threonine-protein phosphatase 2A 55 kDa regulatory subunit B beta isoform isoform X3 translates to MKNTDIISTVEFNSSGELLATGDKGGRVVVFQREQESKSQPQRRGEYNVYSTFQSHEPEFDYLKSLEIEEKINKIKWLPQQNAAYFLLSTNDKTVKLWKISERDKRPEGYNLKDEDGRIRNPSTITSLRVPVLQPMDLMVEATARRVFSNAHTYHINSISVNSDLQTFISTDDLRVNLWNLEITDRSFNIVDIKPANMEELTEVITSAEFHPQHCQTFAYSSSKGSIRLCDMRQAALCDKHCKYFEEPEDPSTRSFFSEIISSISDVKFSHNGRYLMTRDYLTVKVWDLQMENKPLETYQVHDYLRGKLCSLYENDCIFDKFECVWNGSDSVIMTGSYNNFFRMFDRNTKRDVTLEASRENSKPRAILKPRKVCVGGKRRKDEISVDSLDFSKKILHTTWHPHENIIAVAATNNLYIFQDKVN